A region of Pelagicoccus sp. SDUM812003 DNA encodes the following proteins:
- a CDS encoding ThuA domain-containing protein, producing MRKLVTSLLLAACAASPLFAQQFKALLYTKTDGWHHDSINAGVTAIQELSKLHHFEVYWTENTGMVFTDQKLKEYDVVIFLLTTGDVLDDQQQAAFERYIQAGGGYVGIHSASDTEYGWDWYTKMVGHMFHIHPAIQTGVMKVEDPDFPGMDRFADKFLFTEEWYEFDAPRTDDLNYLLSVDEKTYRPAANWGAKKGEGMGDFHPISWYKEYDGGRAFYTALGHLPATYSDADFMHHVYGGIYWAATGNGFKSAD from the coding sequence ATGAGAAAGCTCGTAACGTCCCTCCTGCTCGCGGCCTGCGCCGCCAGCCCGCTCTTCGCCCAGCAGTTCAAAGCCCTGCTCTATACCAAAACCGATGGCTGGCACCACGATTCCATCAACGCCGGCGTGACCGCCATCCAGGAACTGTCCAAGCTGCATCACTTCGAGGTCTACTGGACCGAAAACACCGGCATGGTCTTCACTGACCAGAAGCTCAAGGAATACGACGTGGTGATCTTCCTGCTAACCACCGGCGACGTTCTCGACGACCAGCAGCAAGCGGCCTTCGAGCGCTACATCCAGGCGGGCGGCGGCTATGTGGGCATCCACAGCGCCTCCGATACCGAGTACGGTTGGGACTGGTACACCAAGATGGTAGGACACATGTTTCATATCCACCCCGCCATCCAAACCGGCGTGATGAAAGTGGAGGATCCAGACTTTCCAGGCATGGATCGCTTCGCCGACAAGTTTCTCTTCACCGAGGAGTGGTACGAGTTCGACGCTCCGCGCACCGACGACCTGAACTACCTGCTTAGCGTAGACGAAAAAACCTACCGCCCCGCGGCCAACTGGGGGGCTAAGAAGGGAGAAGGCATGGGCGACTTCCACCCGATCAGCTGGTACAAGGAATACGACGGCGGCCGAGCCTTCTACACGGCGCTGGGCCACCTGCCCGCGACCTACAGCGACGCCGACTTCATGCACCACGTCTACGGCGGCATCTATTGGGCGGCGACTGGAAACGGCTTCAAGTCCGCCGATTGA
- a CDS encoding TolC family protein, with protein sequence MDLSRPFRLRILSLLGASLLAVAAKAQDDSYSVYEIPDRLDLQTALQFAAEHNFEILKAKQRIEEQNGLIIEVRAQALPDLSVNGQYIELDEGLSEFAPPPSSQWGVSLDVRQTLYSGGGVRAALNVQSLIEDAALLELQSVIDDVLLLTRQGFYGALLARQEIEVQEDNVTLLEELLKNAQDRFDVGSGTRFEVLRAEVELANARPALIQARNDYRIAIEELRQILGFVAADGVALHKVPELVGDLPYSPITYDLSGAIEQALQIRPELKRLQKVEEAREEGVVIAKSGLRPEVSLVGSYEANKPTYSSSFDRARHGWTAGVQVNVPIFDGRRARGQIIQAKSQLAQAELETRQLSLAIEVEVRRALSELQAATELAQASIKVVEQAEEALRLADARYEAGEASQLDVLQARVSLTEARLNQAQAFYRYNVGEAQVRRAIGIADPYVER encoded by the coding sequence ATGGATTTATCGCGACCCTTTCGCTTACGCATCTTATCTCTCCTCGGCGCGTCGCTGCTCGCCGTCGCTGCCAAGGCGCAGGACGATTCCTATTCGGTATACGAAATCCCGGATCGGCTCGATTTGCAGACCGCTCTGCAATTCGCGGCGGAGCACAACTTCGAAATCCTCAAGGCTAAGCAGAGGATCGAGGAGCAAAACGGCTTGATCATCGAAGTCCGGGCTCAGGCGCTGCCGGACCTGTCGGTGAATGGTCAATACATAGAGCTCGATGAGGGATTGAGCGAGTTCGCGCCGCCTCCATCGTCGCAATGGGGCGTGTCGCTAGACGTGCGGCAGACGCTCTATTCCGGCGGCGGCGTGCGAGCGGCCCTCAATGTGCAGTCGCTTATCGAAGACGCGGCCCTGCTGGAGCTGCAGAGCGTGATTGACGATGTCTTGCTACTGACGCGCCAAGGCTTTTACGGAGCCCTGCTTGCCCGCCAGGAAATCGAGGTGCAGGAGGACAACGTGACCTTGTTGGAAGAGCTTCTTAAAAACGCCCAGGACCGTTTCGATGTCGGATCGGGCACGCGTTTCGAGGTCCTGCGAGCGGAGGTCGAGCTCGCCAACGCTCGTCCCGCTCTGATCCAAGCGCGAAACGACTACCGCATCGCGATCGAGGAGCTGCGCCAGATCCTTGGCTTTGTGGCCGCAGACGGCGTCGCCCTCCACAAGGTGCCGGAGCTCGTGGGCGATTTGCCGTATTCGCCGATCACCTACGATCTCAGTGGCGCGATCGAGCAAGCGCTGCAGATCCGACCGGAGCTAAAACGATTGCAGAAAGTGGAGGAGGCCCGCGAGGAAGGCGTGGTGATCGCCAAATCCGGACTTCGGCCCGAAGTCTCGCTCGTCGGCTCCTACGAGGCCAACAAGCCCACCTATTCGTCCAGTTTCGACCGAGCCCGCCACGGGTGGACCGCAGGCGTGCAGGTCAACGTGCCCATCTTCGACGGGCGACGAGCCCGCGGCCAGATCATCCAAGCGAAATCCCAGCTCGCCCAAGCCGAGCTGGAAACGCGTCAATTGTCGCTCGCCATCGAAGTGGAGGTGCGGCGCGCCCTTTCCGAGCTGCAGGCAGCCACGGAGCTGGCTCAGGCGTCGATCAAGGTGGTGGAGCAGGCGGAGGAGGCCTTGCGTCTTGCGGATGCTCGCTACGAGGCGGGAGAAGCCTCGCAACTTGACGTGCTGCAGGCCCGGGTGTCGCTGACCGAAGCCCGCCTCAACCAGGCGCAAGCTTTCTACCGATACAACGTGGGAGAAGCTCAGGTGCGTCGAGCCATCGGAATCGCGGATCCGTACGTGGAGCGATAG
- a CDS encoding hydrogenase maturation protease: MSEHQPLLLVLGVGNPDWGDDRVGPAVAERIQNANNDSVEARSVFGELFDLMVAMKGHRQAVIVTAIRSHGAEGALHVFDASKSPLPTELFGNFATHDFGLPEALELIRTLGELPPKLIVLGIEGRDSTPLASMSPRVREAIEEASRWIVERAEAYALKPIA, from the coding sequence ATGAGCGAACATCAACCTCTACTACTGGTGCTAGGCGTCGGGAACCCCGATTGGGGAGATGACCGTGTGGGACCCGCCGTGGCGGAGCGGATTCAAAATGCCAACAACGACAGCGTCGAGGCAAGATCGGTGTTCGGCGAACTGTTCGACCTGATGGTGGCCATGAAAGGCCATCGGCAAGCGGTCATCGTCACTGCCATCAGATCGCATGGCGCCGAGGGAGCCCTGCACGTGTTCGACGCCAGCAAGTCTCCCTTGCCCACGGAGCTGTTCGGAAACTTCGCCACCCACGATTTTGGACTGCCGGAAGCCCTGGAGCTCATCCGGACCTTGGGCGAGCTGCCCCCAAAGCTCATCGTGCTGGGGATCGAAGGCAGGGATTCCACCCCCCTCGCCTCGATGAGCCCTCGCGTTCGGGAAGCCATCGAAGAGGCCAGCCGCTGGATCGTCGAGCGGGCCGAGGCCTACGCCCTCAAGCCGATCGCCTGA
- a CDS encoding glycoside hydrolase family 127 protein: MHYLNRTSLRLNRSLSWLASLCALVPLSLSSAGTESELFSPSSVSLKEGPFLTSLKLNEEMLLQHDPDRLLAPYLQVAGLEPKGEIYGNWEIQGLGGHSAGHYLSALAFTWVNTGDEVFRERMDYMVDELARCQEANGNGYVGGVGKAIWDQLAEGKVDVNRFGMNGGWVPWYNLHKTFMGLKDAWLVGENETAKQTLIELSEWCVDLTDNLDDEQMQRMLYAEYGGMNDLFAEVYQHTGDERYLRLAKRFSDLEILVPLSQAEDPLTGMHANTQIPKVTGFQRIANIDENETYLKAADEFWENVVGSRTVAFGGNSVREHFHPVDDFSTLLESREGPESCNTHNMLRLTAQRFLHDSESRDIDYYERALFNHILSVQNPTTGGYVYFTPIRPRHYRAYSQAEKAFWCCVGSGMENPGRYTELIYTHSEDQLQVNLFIASELDWEEKGVRIVQETDFPYRSSSTLSVEGKAKKPFTLSLRHPAWIDGEMTVTLNGKPIKTSVSENGYIDIKRKWKNGDTLEIDLPMSLHYEQLPDGSPYYAFLYGPIVLAANEGTDDTPGIFAGEGRMEHIAPGPYYPLDRAPTFVGSPEEAVASIARSSSDELRFEFEGDIRNADSETIELEPFYGIHEARYTMYWRVLDSKDYEAALKEIAKKERLQQQRAARVVDEIAPGEQQPEVEHGFAAEGSQSGIMLGRRYREASEWFAYTIKTQDETDLELEVTFWGSQWGRACKILVDGHEVGRIDANGSQPEKFIEASFEIPSEVVENAENGQLRVRVEAIDQRSTPSIFGVALLK, encoded by the coding sequence ATGCACTACCTCAATCGCACGTCGCTTCGCCTAAACCGTTCCCTAAGCTGGCTCGCTAGCCTATGCGCCCTGGTCCCGCTCAGCTTGAGCAGCGCGGGGACCGAGTCCGAGCTTTTCTCCCCCTCTTCCGTCAGCTTGAAGGAGGGCCCTTTCCTCACCTCGTTGAAGCTAAACGAGGAGATGCTCCTGCAGCACGACCCGGATCGCCTCCTCGCTCCCTACCTGCAAGTCGCCGGACTGGAGCCAAAAGGCGAGATCTACGGCAACTGGGAAATTCAAGGCCTCGGCGGCCACAGCGCCGGGCACTACCTGTCCGCCTTGGCCTTCACGTGGGTCAACACAGGCGACGAGGTTTTCCGCGAGCGCATGGACTACATGGTCGACGAATTGGCCCGCTGCCAGGAAGCGAATGGAAACGGCTATGTCGGCGGCGTCGGCAAGGCCATTTGGGACCAGCTCGCCGAGGGCAAGGTCGATGTCAACCGCTTCGGCATGAACGGAGGATGGGTGCCATGGTACAATCTTCACAAGACCTTCATGGGACTCAAGGACGCTTGGCTGGTGGGCGAAAACGAAACCGCGAAGCAAACGCTTATCGAGCTCTCGGAATGGTGCGTCGATCTGACCGACAATCTCGACGATGAACAGATGCAACGCATGCTCTACGCTGAGTATGGCGGGATGAACGACCTGTTCGCGGAGGTGTATCAACACACTGGAGACGAGCGCTACCTCAGGCTAGCGAAGCGATTCTCGGACCTGGAAATCCTCGTCCCGCTTTCGCAAGCCGAAGACCCGCTGACAGGCATGCACGCCAACACGCAAATCCCCAAAGTCACCGGATTCCAACGCATCGCCAACATCGACGAGAACGAAACCTACCTCAAGGCGGCAGACGAGTTTTGGGAAAACGTGGTCGGCTCCCGAACCGTGGCTTTCGGAGGCAACAGCGTGCGCGAGCACTTCCATCCCGTCGACGACTTCTCCACTTTGCTCGAATCCCGTGAAGGGCCGGAGTCCTGCAACACGCACAACATGCTGCGACTCACCGCCCAACGCTTCCTTCACGATTCCGAATCGCGCGACATCGACTACTACGAGCGGGCGCTTTTCAATCACATACTAAGTGTCCAAAATCCAACTACTGGCGGCTACGTCTATTTCACCCCCATCCGGCCACGACACTACCGCGCCTACTCCCAAGCCGAAAAGGCGTTCTGGTGCTGCGTAGGCTCCGGCATGGAAAACCCGGGACGTTATACCGAGCTGATCTACACCCATAGCGAAGACCAGCTACAGGTGAACCTCTTCATCGCCAGCGAGCTCGATTGGGAGGAAAAGGGCGTGCGCATCGTGCAGGAGACCGACTTTCCCTATCGCTCGTCAAGCACCCTGAGCGTGGAGGGAAAAGCGAAAAAGCCTTTCACCCTCTCCCTGCGCCATCCGGCATGGATCGATGGAGAAATGACCGTGACGCTTAACGGAAAACCGATCAAGACATCCGTATCCGAAAACGGATACATCGACATCAAGCGAAAGTGGAAAAATGGCGACACGCTGGAAATCGATCTGCCGATGAGCCTTCACTACGAGCAATTGCCCGATGGCTCTCCCTACTACGCCTTTCTCTACGGTCCCATCGTCCTAGCCGCCAACGAAGGGACGGACGACACTCCGGGCATCTTCGCCGGAGAAGGACGCATGGAACACATCGCTCCCGGTCCCTACTATCCGCTAGACCGAGCCCCCACCTTCGTAGGCTCTCCCGAAGAAGCTGTGGCCAGCATCGCCCGCAGCTCCAGCGACGAGCTGCGTTTCGAATTCGAAGGCGACATTCGAAACGCCGATTCGGAAACCATCGAGCTCGAGCCCTTTTATGGCATCCACGAAGCACGCTACACCATGTACTGGCGCGTCCTCGACTCAAAGGACTACGAAGCCGCGCTCAAGGAAATCGCGAAAAAGGAGCGCCTTCAGCAGCAACGCGCCGCTCGCGTCGTCGATGAAATCGCCCCCGGCGAGCAGCAGCCAGAAGTCGAGCACGGTTTCGCCGCTGAAGGCAGTCAATCCGGCATCATGCTGGGCCGACGCTACCGCGAAGCGTCCGAATGGTTTGCATACACCATAAAAACGCAGGATGAGACCGATCTCGAACTAGAGGTCACCTTCTGGGGCAGCCAATGGGGACGGGCCTGCAAGATTCTGGTCGACGGTCACGAAGTCGGCCGCATCGATGCCAATGGCTCGCAGCCAGAGAAGTTTATCGAGGCGAGCTTCGAGATTCCAAGCGAGGTTGTAGAGAACGCCGAAAACGGCCAGCTGCGCGTGCGCGTCGAAGCCATCGACCAGCGAAGCACGCCCTCGATCTTCGGAGTCGCCTTGCTCAAATAG